The following are encoded in a window of Brevibacillus sp. DP1.3A genomic DNA:
- the purF gene encoding amidophosphoribosyltransferase yields MFDRVIWDKLNEECGVFGIYNHKEASQLTYLGLHALQHRGQESAGICASDGEKWYKHRGMGLVSEAFGKGDLEKFSGHIAIGHTRYTTAGSSKIENAQPLFFRYAQGSMAVAHNGNLVNAAVLRKELEAKGSIFQTTSDTEVIAHLIARSECKDLPGAVKDALQYIKGAYALLVMNENQLVIALDPNGLRPLSLGRLGDAITVASETCAFDIIGAQYWRDVQPGELIVIDKDGITESKFTETTQRSICTFEYIYFARPDSDIDGINVHMARKRLGKQLALESAIDADVVTGVPDSSISAAIGFAEATGIPYEIGLIKNRYVGRTFIQPSQELRERAVYLKLSAVRKVVEGKRVVMIDDSIVRGTTSNRIVRMLREAGAKEVHVRISSPPVMNSCFYGIDTSSREELIASTKSVEEIRQIIEADSLSFLSVEGMIDAIGRTDSAPNRGHCLACFNGEYPTEIEFEEALPALKC; encoded by the coding sequence ATGTTTGATCGGGTAATCTGGGACAAATTGAACGAAGAATGCGGCGTCTTTGGCATCTACAACCACAAAGAAGCATCCCAATTGACCTATCTGGGTCTGCACGCCCTTCAGCATCGCGGTCAGGAGAGCGCAGGTATCTGCGCCTCCGACGGCGAGAAATGGTATAAGCACCGCGGAATGGGTCTCGTGTCAGAGGCTTTTGGCAAGGGCGATCTGGAGAAGTTCAGCGGTCATATCGCAATCGGCCATACCCGTTATACAACGGCTGGCTCGAGCAAGATTGAAAATGCCCAACCGCTCTTTTTCCGCTATGCACAAGGCAGCATGGCTGTTGCCCACAACGGGAATCTCGTAAATGCCGCTGTGCTTAGAAAAGAACTGGAAGCAAAGGGCTCCATTTTTCAGACGACCAGCGACACTGAGGTGATCGCACATCTGATTGCCCGCTCTGAGTGCAAGGATTTGCCGGGAGCGGTAAAGGACGCCCTGCAATACATCAAGGGAGCGTATGCGCTTCTCGTCATGAACGAGAACCAGCTCGTGATCGCCCTCGATCCGAATGGCTTGCGTCCGCTGTCACTGGGACGTCTCGGCGACGCGATCACGGTCGCTTCCGAGACCTGTGCATTTGATATTATCGGCGCGCAATATTGGCGTGACGTGCAACCGGGTGAGCTGATCGTCATTGACAAGGATGGCATTACGGAAAGCAAGTTTACCGAAACGACACAGCGTTCGATTTGTACGTTTGAATACATTTATTTTGCCCGACCAGACAGTGACATCGACGGAATCAATGTCCACATGGCGCGCAAACGTCTGGGCAAGCAACTGGCATTGGAATCCGCTATTGATGCTGATGTCGTCACAGGTGTACCGGATTCGAGTATCTCTGCTGCTATCGGATTTGCGGAAGCGACAGGAATTCCGTACGAAATCGGCTTGATCAAAAACCGCTATGTCGGACGTACCTTCATTCAGCCGAGTCAGGAGCTGCGTGAGCGCGCTGTCTATCTCAAGCTGTCTGCGGTTCGCAAGGTAGTGGAAGGCAAGCGCGTAGTCATGATTGACGACTCCATTGTTCGTGGTACGACGAGTAATCGGATCGTCCGCATGCTGCGTGAGGCTGGCGCCAAAGAAGTGCATGTGCGCATCAGCTCTCCGCCCGTTATGAATTCTTGCTTTTACGGCATCGACACCTCGTCGCGTGAGGAACTGATTGCATCGACAAAATCCGTAGAGGAAATTCGTCAAATCATTGAGGCTGATTCGCTGTCGTTCTTGTCTGTTGAAGGAATGATCGATGCAATTGGCCGCACCGATTCGGCTCCTAATAGAGGACACTGCCTCGCATGCTTTAACGGAGAATATCCGACTGAGATTGAATTCGAAGAAGCGCTACCTGCGCTTAAATGCTAA
- the purH gene encoding bifunctional phosphoribosylaminoimidazolecarboxamide formyltransferase/IMP cyclohydrolase codes for MSVKKALISVSDKTGLIPFARRLVAAGVQIISTGGTASLLKAEGVPVIGISEVTGFPEILDGRVKTLHPNIHSGLLAVRDSEAHVQQLKDLGIETIDLVVVNLYPFKETIAKPDVTYEDAIENIDIGGPTMLRSAAKNHAFVSVVVDAADYEKVAEEIEANGDTTLETRRKLAAKVFRHTAAYDALISRYLSEQVGELLPESYTVTYEKAQDLRYGENPHQRAAFYREPLSDQLSIGNASQLQGKELSYNNINDADAALAIVREFAEPAVVAIKHSNPCGVGIGTDIRAAYQKAYEADPVSIFGGIVAANRLIDRDTALAMKEIFLEIIIAPDFSEEALAVLAEKKNLRLLRIPALNEPAKKVDNLFRVAPVAGGALIQDFDYKQLEESEIQVVTDRKPSEEELAQLKFAWKVVKHVKSNAILLAKDNMTIGVGAGQMNRVGAAKIAIEQAGALASGAVMASDAFFPMGDTVEAAAKAGITAIIQPGGSIRDQESIDACNRAGIAMIFTGTRHFKH; via the coding sequence GTGAGTGTGAAAAAAGCGTTGATCAGCGTTTCTGACAAGACAGGATTAATTCCGTTTGCCCGTCGATTGGTAGCCGCAGGGGTACAGATCATTTCTACCGGAGGTACGGCTTCTCTCTTAAAAGCAGAGGGAGTTCCCGTCATTGGCATTTCTGAAGTGACTGGATTTCCAGAAATTTTGGATGGTCGCGTCAAAACGTTGCATCCCAATATCCACAGCGGCCTCTTGGCTGTAAGGGACAGTGAAGCACATGTTCAGCAACTAAAGGACCTAGGGATTGAAACCATTGATCTGGTTGTCGTGAACCTTTATCCTTTCAAGGAAACGATAGCGAAGCCAGACGTGACATATGAAGATGCCATTGAGAATATTGATATTGGTGGACCAACGATGCTGCGTTCTGCTGCGAAAAATCACGCGTTCGTCAGTGTAGTGGTCGATGCAGCCGATTATGAAAAAGTAGCAGAAGAAATTGAAGCAAATGGCGATACTACGCTAGAAACCCGTCGCAAGCTGGCTGCAAAAGTTTTCCGTCATACAGCTGCCTATGATGCCTTGATCTCTCGCTATTTGAGTGAGCAGGTGGGCGAACTGTTGCCTGAGAGCTACACGGTGACTTACGAGAAAGCACAGGATTTACGCTATGGAGAAAATCCACATCAACGTGCGGCATTTTACCGGGAGCCGTTATCGGATCAGTTGAGCATCGGGAATGCGAGTCAACTGCAAGGAAAAGAGCTTTCCTATAACAACATCAATGACGCAGATGCAGCGTTGGCGATTGTACGTGAATTCGCTGAACCTGCTGTCGTTGCGATTAAACACTCCAACCCTTGTGGAGTAGGGATCGGCACTGATATTCGCGCTGCTTACCAAAAAGCGTACGAAGCAGACCCTGTCTCTATTTTCGGTGGGATCGTGGCAGCAAACCGCCTGATTGACCGTGACACCGCCCTCGCGATGAAAGAGATTTTCTTGGAAATTATCATCGCACCAGACTTCAGCGAAGAGGCGTTGGCTGTTCTAGCTGAGAAAAAGAACCTGCGTCTCTTGCGTATTCCTGCGCTGAATGAACCAGCCAAAAAAGTGGACAATCTGTTCCGCGTGGCTCCTGTTGCAGGCGGGGCACTCATTCAAGATTTCGACTACAAGCAGCTCGAAGAAAGCGAGATTCAAGTGGTTACAGACCGCAAGCCTTCGGAAGAGGAACTGGCACAGTTGAAATTCGCGTGGAAGGTCGTCAAGCACGTCAAATCGAATGCGATTCTCTTGGCAAAAGATAATATGACTATCGGCGTGGGTGCAGGCCAGATGAACCGCGTTGGCGCAGCGAAAATCGCCATCGAGCAAGCAGGTGCATTAGCAAGTGGCGCGGTAATGGCTTCGGATGCGTTTTTCCCAATGGGAGATACCGTGGAAGCGGCAGCTAAAGCAGGGATTACCGCTATCATTCAGCCAGGCGGCTCCATTCGCGACCAAGAATCCATTGATGCATGTAACCGAGCGGGCATTGCAATGATCTTTACCGGCACTCGTCATTTCAAGCACTAA
- the purM gene encoding phosphoribosylformylglycinamidine cyclo-ligase, with product MSEAYKQAGVDIDAGNEAVERMKKHVKRTFRPEVMTDLGGFGALFRLDTKKYEKPILVSGTDGVGTKLKLAFAMDKHDTIGIDAVAMCVNDVVVQGAEPLFFLDYLAVDKVIPEKIEAIVKGIAEGCSQSGCSLIGGETAEMPGMYAEGEYDIAGFTVGVVDESKMITGASVAAGDVLIGLASSGVHSNGFSLVRKVLLADKGMSLHDHVDVLGKKLGEELLTPTRIYVKQVLSVLESHEVKALAHITGGGFTENIPRVLPEGMQAVINVGSWPVLPIFELVQGAGNISYPDMYKTFNMGVGMMLVVKPEDAVSVMEKLQELGEQAYLIGHIQAGERKVVYNGVEW from the coding sequence ATGAGTGAAGCATATAAACAAGCTGGCGTAGACATCGATGCGGGCAACGAAGCCGTCGAACGTATGAAAAAGCACGTCAAACGAACATTCCGCCCGGAAGTTATGACTGATTTGGGCGGGTTCGGAGCACTGTTTCGCCTGGATACCAAAAAATACGAGAAACCGATTCTCGTTTCTGGTACAGATGGGGTAGGAACCAAGCTGAAGCTCGCTTTTGCCATGGACAAACACGATACAATTGGCATCGATGCTGTCGCCATGTGCGTCAATGACGTAGTGGTTCAAGGGGCAGAGCCGCTCTTTTTCCTCGATTATCTGGCAGTAGATAAGGTCATTCCGGAAAAAATCGAAGCGATTGTCAAAGGGATCGCGGAAGGTTGCTCCCAGTCCGGCTGCTCGCTGATTGGCGGGGAGACTGCCGAGATGCCTGGTATGTACGCAGAAGGCGAATACGACATCGCAGGCTTTACCGTAGGTGTCGTGGACGAGAGCAAAATGATTACAGGAGCGTCCGTGGCAGCTGGAGATGTACTGATCGGTCTGGCTTCCAGCGGCGTACACAGCAACGGATTCTCGCTCGTTCGCAAGGTTCTTTTGGCAGACAAGGGCATGTCCTTACATGATCATGTTGACGTATTGGGCAAAAAGCTCGGCGAAGAGCTGCTGACACCGACCCGCATTTACGTGAAGCAAGTGTTATCCGTTCTTGAGTCACATGAAGTGAAAGCTCTGGCACACATCACAGGTGGCGGCTTTACTGAAAACATTCCGCGCGTGCTTCCAGAAGGAATGCAGGCTGTGATCAACGTTGGTTCCTGGCCGGTGCTGCCGATCTTCGAGCTGGTACAAGGGGCGGGTAATATCTCTTACCCGGATATGTACAAAACGTTCAACATGGGCGTTGGCATGATGCTCGTCGTGAAGCCGGAAGATGCAGTGAGTGTTATGGAAAAGCTGCAAGAGCTGGGAGAACAGGCGTATTTGATCGGACATATTCAAGCGGGAGAGCGCAAAGTCGTATACAACGGGGTGGAATGGTGA
- a CDS encoding magnesium transporter CorA family protein, whose amino-acid sequence MLNIYKTNAMGKIEELHQFEKGCWIHLTDPSEQEKQQVVRELSIDLHFLQDALDDEEIGRIDKDGNRVMLYVDIPISTKEGAKDNYTTVPLGIMVMEDYILTVCLVETAVMNEFVQGKVKNFHTHMRNRFVLQILSNTSHDYLQYLKKINKQTGTLEKSLRQSTKNNELLTLLELQKGLVYFSTSLETNSLLISLLRSGSYLKMYEEDKELLEEVKIETKQAIKMTEIYTAILGNIMNGFGSVISNNLNRVVKLLTAITIVITLPMVIGTFYGMNVPLPFQDHPHAFTIIMIMSTAITSVTALLFWRKKYF is encoded by the coding sequence ATGTTGAACATTTACAAAACGAATGCCATGGGAAAAATAGAAGAACTGCATCAATTTGAAAAAGGCTGCTGGATCCATCTAACCGATCCTTCTGAGCAAGAAAAGCAACAAGTCGTCAGGGAGTTGTCGATTGACCTTCATTTTTTGCAGGATGCCCTTGATGACGAAGAAATCGGACGGATCGACAAGGACGGAAACCGCGTAATGCTCTACGTGGACATCCCTATCTCCACGAAGGAAGGGGCGAAGGACAACTATACGACGGTTCCGCTGGGAATCATGGTGATGGAAGATTATATCTTAACCGTTTGCCTGGTAGAAACGGCTGTCATGAATGAGTTCGTCCAAGGGAAAGTGAAAAACTTTCACACGCATATGCGAAACCGATTCGTCCTACAAATTTTATCGAATACGTCGCATGATTATTTGCAGTACTTGAAAAAAATCAACAAGCAGACAGGAACCCTGGAAAAATCGTTGCGACAATCGACGAAAAACAATGAACTGCTTACCTTGCTTGAATTGCAGAAAGGCCTCGTTTATTTTTCGACGTCCCTGGAAACGAACAGTCTGTTGATCTCGCTGCTTCGGAGTGGCAGTTATTTGAAAATGTACGAAGAAGATAAGGAACTGCTGGAAGAAGTAAAAATCGAAACCAAACAGGCCATCAAAATGACGGAAATCTATACCGCCATTTTAGGGAACATCATGAATGGCTTTGGCTCCGTCATCTCCAACAATCTGAATCGCGTAGTGAAGCTGTTGACCGCCATTACCATTGTCATCACCTTACCTATGGTGATCGGCACCTTTTACGGGATGAACGTCCCGCTTCCTTTTCAGGATCATCCGCACGCATTCACGATCATTATGATCATGTCTACCGCCATTACGTCCGTAACAGCCCTCTTGTTTTGGAGAAAGAAGTATTTCTAA
- a CDS encoding EAL domain-containing protein, giving the protein MNFIRNSLFSPPVDGSLGGFSSSTLHVTLLQPILEHMEAGVTVYGLDGNILFFNKAAKQFGMSEPINLHEQTYGSSAFYHPDGITPVAFGELPSVRVLRGEIVNGQELWTQPSGKAVSILVANGKLLTQASGEPVGALIVTHDITERKWAEQRLEVSEQRYKSLFEHNPDIVCWLDLAGKFLNLNPAFEVVIGYSLNDLRNQSFHQLMDREGVKRVLSMSRHTQKGESDNYDLSVFHKTGARIELNATVVPIVVNETTVGYFVIAKDITKRKETERMIHYLAYHDTLTGLPNRSLFQSKLEDSLLHASHQAQPLAILFLDLDRFKYINDTLGHSTGDSLLTQIAERLRDSVGPHDTVSRLGGDEFTIILPGMAHDEAMDFAEKLMQKLISPIFLGNQSFVVTTSIGISLFPQDGTDAETLIKNADTAMYQAKEHGRNNYQFFCPELNVALAKKMMLEAGLRTALDNNEFQLHYQPQYDHEKIVGLEALIRWQHPVYGIVSPLDFIPLAEETGLIIPIGQWVLEKACQQCVEWQQQGLPPVRLAVNLSMRQLQDKHLVTMVQQTLQKTGISPAYLELEITESIAMHRLDTVIPRLQALQDMGIHISIDDFGTGYSSLSCLQSLPINSLKIDQSFMRNMSTNTSNTSIVSAIAAMAHSLSLSLVAEGVETEAQLEFLRSLGCSTFQGYFFSKPIPATECEWLLANIAAK; this is encoded by the coding sequence ATGAACTTTATTCGAAATTCTCTGTTTTCTCCGCCTGTTGACGGTTCTTTGGGTGGCTTCTCGTCCTCTACCCTTCATGTAACCCTTTTACAACCGATCTTGGAGCATATGGAAGCAGGGGTGACCGTTTACGGGCTTGACGGCAATATCCTTTTTTTCAACAAAGCTGCCAAACAATTCGGCATGTCCGAACCGATAAATCTGCACGAGCAAACATACGGCTCTTCTGCCTTTTATCATCCAGACGGCATTACTCCTGTAGCTTTTGGGGAGTTGCCGTCTGTTCGAGTATTACGCGGGGAAATCGTCAATGGCCAGGAATTATGGACACAACCGAGCGGAAAAGCCGTTTCGATTCTCGTAGCCAATGGGAAGCTCCTCACCCAAGCATCTGGTGAGCCTGTTGGGGCCCTGATCGTTACACACGATATTACGGAGCGCAAATGGGCTGAGCAACGGCTGGAGGTTAGCGAACAGCGCTACAAATCACTGTTTGAGCACAACCCGGACATCGTGTGCTGGCTGGATCTGGCAGGCAAGTTCTTGAATCTGAATCCTGCGTTTGAAGTCGTCATCGGCTACAGCCTGAACGATCTGCGCAACCAGTCCTTTCATCAGTTGATGGACAGAGAAGGCGTCAAGCGCGTCCTCTCGATGTCACGTCATACACAAAAAGGCGAATCCGATAATTACGATCTGTCTGTGTTCCATAAAACTGGAGCGCGAATTGAGCTAAACGCCACCGTCGTTCCTATTGTCGTAAACGAGACCACTGTCGGCTATTTTGTCATTGCCAAAGATATTACCAAACGCAAAGAAACGGAGAGAATGATTCACTACCTTGCCTACCATGATACGTTGACCGGGCTGCCCAATCGCTCCTTATTCCAAAGCAAGCTGGAAGATTCGCTACTCCATGCCTCTCACCAGGCACAACCGCTTGCGATCCTGTTTCTGGACTTGGATCGCTTCAAATACATCAACGATACACTCGGCCATTCCACCGGGGATAGTCTGCTTACGCAAATTGCCGAGCGCTTGCGAGACAGCGTCGGTCCTCATGATACCGTTTCCCGTCTGGGCGGGGACGAATTTACGATCATCCTGCCAGGAATGGCTCACGATGAAGCGATGGATTTTGCTGAAAAGCTCATGCAAAAGCTCATCTCACCGATCTTTTTGGGCAACCAAAGCTTCGTGGTCACTACCAGTATTGGCATCAGTCTCTTCCCTCAAGATGGGACCGACGCTGAAACCTTGATAAAAAATGCGGACACAGCGATGTACCAAGCTAAGGAACACGGCAGAAACAACTATCAGTTTTTTTGCCCCGAACTGAATGTTGCTCTCGCCAAAAAAATGATGCTGGAAGCCGGACTTCGAACCGCATTGGATAACAACGAGTTTCAGCTGCATTACCAGCCGCAGTACGATCATGAAAAGATTGTTGGCCTGGAAGCCTTGATTCGATGGCAGCATCCTGTATATGGAATCGTGTCCCCTCTTGATTTCATTCCCCTAGCCGAGGAGACGGGCTTGATCATCCCAATCGGTCAATGGGTGCTGGAAAAAGCCTGCCAACAATGCGTAGAATGGCAGCAGCAAGGCTTGCCACCTGTACGTCTCGCCGTAAACTTGTCCATGCGCCAGTTGCAAGACAAGCATCTGGTGACAATGGTCCAGCAAACATTGCAAAAGACAGGAATCTCCCCTGCTTACCTTGAGCTTGAAATTACCGAGAGCATTGCCATGCATCGACTCGATACAGTCATCCCGCGTCTTCAGGCACTTCAAGACATGGGAATTCATATTTCCATCGATGATTTCGGGACAGGCTATAGCTCGTTAAGCTGCTTGCAGTCGCTCCCGATCAACTCTTTGAAAATTGATCAGTCTTTCATGCGTAACATGTCTACCAACACATCAAATACGTCCATCGTGTCCGCGATTGCTGCCATGGCCCATAGCTTGAGTCTTTCTCTAGTAGCCGAGGGCGTGGAGACAGAAGCGCAGCTGGAATTTTTACGCTCGCTTGGCTGTAGCACTTTCCAAGGCTATTTTTTCAGCAAACCTATTCCGGCAACGGAATGTGAGTGGTTGTTGGCAAACATCGCAGCAAAATAG
- the purN gene encoding phosphoribosylglycinamide formyltransferase translates to MVRKLAIFASGSGSNFEAIVQAVQEGRLTGVEVALLVCDKPGAKVLERAERLGIDAFVFQPKEYADKAAFEQEIVAQLQKRDISLVVLAGYMRLVGDTLLSDYEGKIINLHPSLLPAFPGKDAIGQALAYGVKITGVTVHLVDAGLDTGPIIAQIPVAVQEADTAETLAARIHAVEHELLVKVIGYLAEERVKLEGRLVQLT, encoded by the coding sequence ATGGTGAGAAAGCTGGCCATTTTCGCCTCAGGCAGCGGCTCCAACTTTGAAGCGATCGTGCAGGCTGTACAAGAAGGCAGGCTCACAGGTGTAGAAGTTGCCTTGCTCGTGTGCGACAAGCCCGGTGCCAAGGTCTTGGAACGCGCAGAGCGTTTAGGGATCGACGCCTTTGTTTTTCAACCGAAGGAGTATGCAGACAAGGCTGCTTTTGAGCAGGAAATAGTGGCACAGCTCCAAAAACGTGATATATCGCTGGTTGTGCTGGCAGGCTACATGCGTTTGGTGGGCGACACTCTTTTGTCTGACTACGAAGGAAAAATCATCAATCTGCATCCATCTCTTTTGCCTGCTTTCCCAGGAAAAGACGCGATTGGTCAAGCACTCGCTTACGGGGTAAAGATAACGGGGGTAACGGTACATCTGGTTGATGCCGGTCTGGACACAGGACCGATCATTGCCCAGATTCCCGTAGCGGTGCAAGAAGCAGATACGGCTGAGACTTTGGCGGCTCGCATCCATGCTGTGGAGCATGAGCTTTTGGTGAAGGTCATTGGCTATTTAGCAGAAGAGAGAGTGAAGCTGGAAGGACGGCTTGTCCAGCTGACATAA
- the purD gene encoding phosphoribosylamine--glycine ligase, which translates to MKILVIGGGGREHTIAWKLLQSSKVTKVYCAPGNGGTAQIAQNVPIGVHDFAALVQFVKDEGIDLTVVGPEDPLLAGIVDFFEERNLPIYGPNQKAAMIEGSKSFAKSLMKRYEIPTSAYESFLDFESASAYVREQGAPIVVKADGLAAGKGVVVAETVEEAEEALRQIMQESVFGEAGARVVIEECMFGEELSMLSFVDGETVKPMITSQDHKRIFNDDRGPNTGGMGTYAPVPQMSAELVDEIVKTIVQPMASGMAKDGIPFKGILYTGLMITEQGPKVVEFNARFGDPETQVLLPLLETDLLDIFVGTVNGELDAVDVTWQKGSAVCVVMAAPGYPGEYPKGALIHGLGQANEGATVFHAGTKETEEGIVTSGGRVLGVVATGADLAQARETAYAKVQGISFDGAQYRTDIAARAMKYQQKG; encoded by the coding sequence ATGAAAATATTAGTGATCGGCGGCGGCGGTCGAGAACACACGATTGCCTGGAAGCTGTTGCAGAGCTCTAAAGTGACAAAGGTATACTGTGCGCCAGGAAATGGGGGCACCGCCCAAATTGCACAAAACGTGCCGATTGGCGTCCATGATTTTGCTGCACTGGTTCAATTCGTCAAGGATGAGGGAATCGATCTGACTGTCGTTGGCCCGGAAGATCCTTTGCTGGCGGGGATTGTGGACTTTTTCGAGGAGCGCAATCTGCCGATCTATGGCCCGAACCAAAAAGCGGCCATGATCGAGGGCAGCAAGTCTTTTGCGAAAAGTTTAATGAAACGCTACGAGATTCCGACGTCTGCTTATGAATCGTTCCTGGATTTCGAGTCGGCGAGTGCGTACGTGAGAGAGCAGGGGGCTCCTATCGTTGTCAAAGCGGACGGCTTGGCGGCGGGGAAAGGGGTCGTTGTCGCAGAGACGGTGGAGGAAGCAGAAGAGGCACTCCGTCAGATCATGCAGGAAAGCGTTTTTGGTGAAGCGGGAGCGCGCGTGGTCATTGAGGAGTGCATGTTCGGCGAAGAGCTGTCAATGCTGTCTTTCGTCGATGGAGAGACGGTTAAGCCGATGATTACTTCTCAGGATCATAAGCGAATTTTCAATGATGACCGTGGCCCTAATACAGGCGGCATGGGAACATACGCCCCGGTACCGCAAATGTCTGCTGAGCTGGTGGACGAGATCGTCAAAACGATTGTCCAGCCGATGGCGTCAGGGATGGCCAAGGATGGCATTCCGTTCAAAGGCATTCTCTACACAGGTCTGATGATTACGGAGCAAGGACCAAAAGTCGTGGAGTTCAATGCGCGTTTTGGTGATCCAGAGACACAAGTGCTCTTGCCGTTGCTCGAAACAGATTTGCTGGATATTTTTGTCGGAACGGTCAATGGCGAGCTCGATGCAGTCGATGTGACATGGCAAAAAGGAAGTGCTGTCTGTGTCGTCATGGCAGCGCCGGGTTATCCGGGAGAATATCCAAAGGGTGCGTTGATTCACGGACTGGGTCAGGCAAACGAGGGAGCTACGGTATTTCACGCAGGTACGAAGGAAACCGAGGAAGGCATCGTTACGAGCGGTGGCCGTGTACTTGGCGTCGTGGCAACAGGAGCGGATTTGGCGCAGGCACGTGAGACGGCGTACGCGAAGGTGCAAGGGATTTCGTTTGATGGGGCGCAGTATCGCACGGATATTGCGGCACGAGCGATGAAGTATCAGCAAAAGGGATAA